The proteins below come from a single Vitis vinifera cultivar Pinot Noir 40024 chromosome 9, ASM3070453v1 genomic window:
- the LOC100245025 gene encoding fasciclin-like arabinogalactan protein 14 translates to MHLKSSIAPPTFLLLSFLLFSSATAFNITQLLAQFSDFSTFNGYLTDTQLAADINKRQSITILAVDNGGLSPLSGKPKDVIKKVVSLHVVLDYFDVPKLQKLPNNTATLPTLFQASGESTGQQGFLNVTHLSTGGVVFGSAVHGTTLGANLVKSIASQPYNISVLQISTVIIPSGLDNSSTSPSPSPPPRPPPPSSAPAPGPSPSNKSLAPAPTPAKTPSPPPPGKATPPSPPPPVKASPPSPTRPMPSRPPLGPVPAKAPAIPGRPIADGPTPVGSPRGSPPGDDDSSAPATVGIHLAVVIMLVSSLLSFT, encoded by the coding sequence ATGCATCTCAAATCCTCCATCGCACCACCAACTTTTCTCTTGCTCTCCTTCCTTCTATTCTCTTCTGCCACTGCCTTTAACATCACCCAACTCCTTGCCCAATTCTCAGATTTCAGCACCTTCAATGGCTACCTCACTGACACCCAATTGGCAGCTGATATTAATAAGCGACAAAGCATCACTATCCTTGCTGTTGACAATGGCGGCCTGTCTCCACTTTCCGGAAAACCCAAGGATGTGATCAAGAAGGTTGTTAGCTTACATGTGGTGCTTGACTACTTTGATGTCCCAAAGCTCCAGAAACTACCCAACAACACTGCGACTCTCCCTACACTTTTCCAGGCCAGTGGTGAATCTACTGGGCAACAAGGCTTCTTGAATGTCACCCATTTGAGCACAGGAGGAGTTGTATTTGGTTCAGCTGTTCATGGTACCACGCTTGGTGCTAATTTGGTCAAGTCCATTGCTTCTCAGCCATACAACATATCGGTGTTGCAGATCAGTACTGTGATAATTCCTTCAGGCTTGGATAATTCAAGTACATCTCCTTCACCCTCACCTCCACCGCGTCCTCCGCCGCCTTCATCTGCACCTGCACCCGGACCTTCCCCGAGTAATAAATCCCTGGCACCGGCCCCAACTCCAGCAAAGACCCCATCTCCACCCCCACCAGGTAAGGCTACTCCCCCATCTCCACCCCCACCAGTTAAGGCTAGTCCCCCATCTCCCACAAGGCCAATGCCTAGTAGGCCACCTCTGGGCCCTGTGCCTGCCAAGGCCCCAGCCATCCCTGGCAGGCCAATTGCAGATGGTCCGACCCCAGTTGGTAGTCCACGAGGTTCTCCACCAGGTGATGATGATTCAAGCGCGCCTGCCACAGTTGGAATTCACCTTGCTGTTGTCATTATGCTTGTATCCTCTCTCTTGTCATTTACTTGA
- the LOC100250075 gene encoding very-long-chain aldehyde decarbonylase GL1-1 — protein sequence MDHAPLSAWPWENLGSYKYVLYGPFLARLIYSMIWEETRNPSWCLHILLLCALRGLVHQLWSSYCNMLFITRNHWILRQGIDFKQIDPEWHWDNFIILQAFMAGMALLSFPFLTNLPLWNTKGIICCMVLHMGISEPLYYWFHRLLHTQYFFSHYHSLHHASIVTQPFTVGLATFSEHLMMGVIIGIPTVGTWLFGYGSISLIYGYILVFDFLRCMGHSNVEIIPHALFQIFPFLKYFLYTPTYHCLHHTEMNTNFCLFMPLYDSIWKTINNKSWDLHKRTSSGKNERIADFVFLAHLVDVMATSHSPFFFRSLSSLKYSFKLFLLPMWPFLFVLMNFSWVLYKTFVAASYNLRGRLHQTWMVPRYGFQYFLPFAREGINKVIEEAILEADRMGVKVISLAALNKNESLNGGGTLYVNKHPNLRVRVVHGNTLTAAVILKEIPQNATQVFLTGATSKLGTAISLYLCRKKIFVLMLTQSSERFESIQREAPIDCQQFLVQVTKYQAAQHCKTWIIGKWCTPREQSWAPPGTHFHQFVVPPILGFRRDCTYGKLAAMRLPEDVEGLGYCEYTMERGVLHACHAGGVVHLLQGWTHHEVGAIDVDQIDVAWTAALSHGFKPV from the exons GACTCATCTATTCAATGATTTGGGAGGAGACCCGAAACCCTAGTTGGTGCCTGCATATTCTCCTCCTATGTGCCCTTAGGGGCCTTGTTCATCAGTTATGGTCCTCTTACTGTAACATGCTCTTCATTACTCGAAACCACTGGATTCTTCGACAAGGAATCGATTTCAAGCAAATCGATCCTGAATGgcattg GGATAACTTCATAATTCTCCAAGCTTTCATGGCTGGCATGGCCTTGCTCAGCTTCCCattccttactaatcttccttTATGGAACACAAAGGGAATTATATGTTGTATGGTGCTCCATATGGGAATTTCAGAGCCCCTTTATTATTGGTTCCATAGATTGTTGCATACCCAATACTTCTTTTCCCATTATCATTCACTTCACCATGCCTCTATTGTGACACAACCTTTTACAG TGGGGCTAGCAACCTTTTCGGAGCATTTAATGATGGGTGTAATTATAGGAATTCCAACAGTTGGGACATGGCTATTTGGATATGGGTCAATTAGTTTGATATATGGCTACATTTTGGTGTTTGATTTCCTAAGATGTATGGGGCATAGCAATGTTGAAATCATTCCTCATGCTCTCTTTCAGATCTTTCCATTCCTTAAGTATTTTCTCTACACTCCCAC ATACCACTGCCTACACCACACAGAGATGAACACCAATTTCTGCCTCTTTATGCCCCTTTATGATTCAATTTGGAAAACAATCAACAACAAATCCTGGGATCTTCATAAAAGAACAAGTTCAG gtaaaaatgaaagaatagcTGACTTTGTATTCCTCGCCCATCTTGTGGACGTTATGGCAACCTCGCACTCCCCATTCTTTTTCCGGTCATTGAGCTCACTCAAATACTCCTTCAAATTATTCTTGCTTCCAATGTGGCCTTTCTTGTTCGTTTTGATGAACTTCTCATGGGTGCTGTACAAAACCTTTGTGGCTGCATCCTACAATCTGAGAGGGAGATTGCATCAAACATGGATGGTTCCTAGATATGGTTTCCAG TATTTCCTACCATTTGCTAGGGAAGGCATAAATAAAGTGATTGAAGAAGCCATCCTTGAGGCTGATAGAATGGGTGTCAAGGTCATTAGTCTCGCTGCATTAAACAag AATGAATCTCTAAATGGAGGTGGAACACTATATGTTAACAAGCATCCCAACCTTCGAGTCAGAGTTGTCCATGGAAACACCTTGACTGCTGCTGTGATACTCAAAGAGATCCCGCAAAATGCAACCCAAGTCTTCTTGACCGGCGCTACATCTAAATTAGGAACGGCCATTTCCCTCTACCTTTGTCGCAAAAAGATTTTTGTACTG ATGCTAACTCAATCCTCAGAGAGATTCGAAAGTATCCAAAGGGAGGCTCCAATCGATTGCCAGCAATTTCTAGTTCAAGTGACAAAATATCAAGCAGCACAACATTGTAAG ACATGGAtcattggcaaatggtgcaccCCAAGAGAGCAAAGTTGGGCTCCTCCAGGGACACATTTCCATCAATTTGTTGTGCCACCAATCTTGGGTTTTAGAAGAGACTGCACTTACGGCAAGCTTGCAGCCATGAGACTTCCAGAAGATGTTGAAGGCCTGGGATATTGTGAG TATACGATGGAAAGAGGAGTCCTCCATGCTTGCCATGCAGGTGGTGTTGTTCATCTCCTACAAGGTTGGACTCACCATGAGGTCGGGGCCATTGATGTGGATCAGATTGATGTTGCGTGGACCGCTGCACTCAGCCATGGCTTCAAACcagtttaa